One region of Oxalobacteraceae sp. CFBP 8761 genomic DNA includes:
- a CDS encoding ATPase, whose product MIDYLIGVDGGGTNTRVRLAGRDGAVLATGSSGASGLRHGIDKAWSAVLAATSQAFAAIGIDTVPMSACAIGLGMAGVHNKEWAAAFRAADPGFGALVLDTDGFTTLMGAHGGQPGAIVAIGTGSVGEALRPDGTRVEVGGWGFPAGDEAGGAWMGLRAIGHIQQVLDGRTEGGALADAVIAACGGARDPIQVWLGHATQTDYAGLARFVVAHGATDPVAAGILTQAGVEAARIARALDPSGSLPLALCGGLGDTLRAFLPAETLARCSAPHGDSAAGALRMIELHLKDANA is encoded by the coding sequence ATGATCGACTATCTCATTGGCGTTGACGGCGGCGGCACCAACACCCGCGTGCGCCTGGCCGGCCGCGACGGCGCCGTGCTCGCAACCGGCAGCAGTGGCGCATCCGGTCTGCGCCACGGCATCGACAAAGCCTGGAGCGCGGTGCTTGCCGCCACGAGCCAGGCCTTCGCCGCAATCGGCATCGACACCGTCCCCATGTCAGCCTGCGCAATCGGCCTGGGCATGGCGGGCGTCCACAACAAGGAATGGGCGGCCGCCTTCCGTGCCGCCGATCCCGGCTTTGGCGCCCTGGTGCTCGACACCGACGGCTTCACGACGCTGATGGGCGCCCATGGCGGGCAGCCCGGCGCGATCGTTGCCATCGGCACCGGCAGCGTCGGCGAAGCACTACGGCCAGATGGCACGCGGGTCGAAGTCGGCGGCTGGGGCTTCCCTGCCGGCGACGAAGCGGGCGGCGCTTGGATGGGCCTGCGCGCGATCGGCCACATCCAGCAGGTGCTCGACGGCCGCACCGAAGGCGGCGCCTTGGCCGACGCCGTGATTGCCGCCTGCGGCGGCGCACGCGATCCGATCCAGGTCTGGCTCGGCCACGCCACGCAGACCGACTACGCGGGCCTGGCGCGCTTCGTTGTGGCGCACGGCGCCACCGATCCCGTGGCCGCCGGGATCCTGACACAGGCGGGTGTAGAAGCGGCCCGCATCGCGCGCGCCCTCGACCCGTCGGGCAGCTTGCCGCTGGCACTGTGCGGCGGCCTGGGTGACACGCTGCGTGCCTTCCTGCCGGCCGAAACGCTGGCCCGCTGCAGTGCCCCGCATGGCGACTCCGCCGCCGGCGCGCTGCGCATGATCGAACTGCATCTGAAGGACGCCAACGCATGA